In Blautia sp. SC05B48, a single genomic region encodes these proteins:
- a CDS encoding response regulator, whose translation MRRRDTGTIPIIAMSANAFEEDIINSRISGMDRHLTKPLEEKKLLAAFRECMGRNMG comes from the coding sequence ATGAGAAGAAGGGATACCGGTACAATTCCAATCATTGCCATGAGTGCCAATGCATTTGAGGAAGACATCATCAACAGCCGTATTTCCGGTATGGATCGGCATCTTACCAAGCCGCTGGAAGAGAAAAAACTTCTGGCTGCATTCCGGGAGTGTATGGGAAGAAATATGGGATAA
- a CDS encoding VanZ family protein — MKILITLLKPFSFAPAILMMCVIYSFSAQTGDVSGALSYKISYQIVETKNEILASGKSLEQLSQEAADIEFYVRKAAHMTEYCLLAISISFPLYVYGVRGIWLMLLAGFVCVGFAGLDEYHQSFVEARGPSVRDVGIDSCGAMIGILLVQAFCWSTLHTPNRKKSRKKRRNAQRRR; from the coding sequence ATGAAAATACTGATTACATTATTAAAACCTTTTTCTTTTGCACCTGCGATCCTGATGATGTGCGTGATCTACTCTTTTTCCGCACAGACCGGAGATGTTTCCGGTGCCCTGAGCTATAAGATCAGCTACCAGATCGTAGAAACCAAAAACGAAATATTAGCTTCCGGCAAAAGCCTGGAACAGCTTTCCCAGGAAGCTGCAGATATCGAATTTTATGTCCGTAAGGCTGCTCACATGACAGAATACTGCCTGTTGGCCATATCTATTTCCTTCCCCCTCTATGTATACGGAGTTCGGGGAATCTGGCTGATGCTCCTTGCCGGATTTGTATGTGTGGGATTTGCCGGACTGGATGAATACCATCAGTCTTTTGTAGAGGCCCGCGGACCTTCCGTAAGGGATGTAGGGATCGACAGTTGCGGAGCAATGATCGGAATTTTGCTGGTACAGGCATTCTGCTGGTCTACCTTACATACCCCCAACAGAAAAAAATCTCGAAAAAAACGCAGAAACGCGCAAAGACGCAGATAA
- a CDS encoding DUF5067 domain-containing protein, producing MNTEDNNDFYDDELSRSLISNDFEGDTPHRKKKSKKPLVICLIILLIAAAAGGTAWYMMQRHKPVEATEEFLTGMQNMDFTTMENLLQSHDLSALDDADIRDSAYTDFFTTVNKKMTYKITKNKFDIQNGTARITVHMKYIDGTNIYAATIQEYTRKVAVAAYAGKEMTQDDIQEMLAALLAENASTADEKYSEIDITYPLIKIGSDWKIVSLDDTTVKVMCANFKSVKDEISSQLTDDSTDSSSAAAEDSSTPGSTASAEDTSASIDITTDKFSVRFKQFAISKDYGGNPCLMIYYDYTNSGDSQSSAFVDFTLQASQNGEVLEGTYPEASDDAVDNYMSTIDPGKTVTVCQVFLLKDTTNDVTLQGKETLNVSGGQTTSQILKLK from the coding sequence ATGAATACAGAAGACAATAATGATTTTTATGACGATGAGCTCTCCAGATCATTGATCTCCAATGATTTTGAAGGCGACACTCCCCACAGAAAGAAAAAAAGCAAAAAGCCTCTCGTGATCTGTCTGATCATCCTTCTGATCGCTGCCGCAGCCGGCGGAACCGCCTGGTATATGATGCAGCGCCATAAACCGGTAGAAGCCACAGAAGAATTTCTCACAGGCATGCAGAACATGGATTTTACCACAATGGAGAACCTTCTCCAGAGTCATGATCTCAGTGCTCTGGATGATGCAGATATCCGTGATTCTGCTTACACAGATTTCTTCACTACCGTCAACAAAAAAATGACCTACAAGATCACCAAAAACAAATTTGACATCCAGAACGGAACTGCCAGGATAACGGTTCACATGAAATATATTGACGGAACCAATATCTATGCAGCAACTATTCAGGAATACACCCGTAAGGTTGCTGTCGCAGCCTATGCCGGAAAGGAAATGACACAGGATGATATCCAGGAAATGCTCGCTGCACTTCTTGCCGAAAATGCTTCCACAGCTGATGAGAAATACAGTGAGATCGATATTACCTATCCTCTGATCAAAATCGGCAGCGACTGGAAGATCGTTTCTCTGGATGACACCACAGTCAAGGTTATGTGTGCAAACTTCAAAAGCGTAAAAGACGAAATATCATCCCAGCTTACGGATGACAGCACAGATAGCAGTTCTGCCGCTGCAGAGGATTCTTCCACCCCAGGCAGCACGGCCTCTGCTGAGGACACAAGTGCATCCATTGATATTACAACTGACAAATTCTCCGTCCGTTTCAAACAGTTTGCGATTTCCAAGGACTACGGCGGAAATCCCTGTCTGATGATCTACTACGACTATACAAACTCCGGCGATTCCCAGTCCAGTGCATTTGTAGACTTCACCCTGCAGGCTTCCCAGAACGGAGAAGTTCTGGAAGGAACTTATCCGGAAGCCAGCGATGATGCTGTAGATAACTACATGAGCACCATTGATCCCGGAAAAACCGTCACTGTATGCCAGGTATTTCTTCTGAAGGATACTACCAATGATGTAACGCTTCAGGGCAAAGAAACTCTGAATGTAAGCGGCGGACAGACAACCTCTCAGATTCTGAAGCTGAAGTAA
- the thyA gene encoding thymidylate synthase: MSLADNIFIDMCKDVIENGTSTEGEKVRPVWEDGTPAYTIKRFGVVNRYDLRKEFPALTLRKTALKSAMDEILWIWQQKSNNIHDLHSHIWDSWADENGSIGKAYGYQLGVKHQYKEGMMDQVDRVLFDLKNNPYSRRIMTNIYVHQDLHEMNLYPCAYSMTFNVTKEPEKDKLVLNAVLNQRSQDILAANNWNVCQYSLLLMMIAQACDMEAGELVHVIADCHIYDRHIPVIKELISRKPYPAPTVKLNPEIKDFYKFTTDDLIVENYETWPQIKNIPIAV; encoded by the coding sequence ATGAGTCTTGCAGATAATATATTCATTGACATGTGCAAAGATGTCATAGAAAACGGAACCAGCACAGAAGGTGAGAAGGTACGTCCTGTGTGGGAGGATGGAACTCCGGCTTATACCATCAAGAGATTTGGTGTTGTGAACCGTTATGATCTCCGGAAGGAGTTTCCGGCACTGACTTTAAGAAAAACAGCGTTAAAGAGTGCGATGGATGAGATTCTATGGATCTGGCAGCAGAAATCCAATAATATCCATGATCTTCACAGCCACATCTGGGACAGCTGGGCAGATGAGAACGGTTCCATCGGAAAAGCCTACGGCTATCAGTTAGGTGTGAAGCATCAGTATAAAGAGGGAATGATGGATCAGGTAGACAGAGTTCTTTTTGATCTTAAGAACAATCCGTACAGCAGAAGGATCATGACCAATATTTATGTACATCAGGATCTCCACGAGATGAATCTTTACCCATGTGCCTATTCCATGACTTTCAATGTAACCAAGGAACCCGAAAAAGACAAGCTGGTCCTTAATGCGGTGCTGAACCAGAGATCTCAGGATATCCTGGCTGCAAACAACTGGAATGTGTGTCAGTATTCTCTTCTTCTCATGATGATCGCACAGGCCTGCGATATGGAAGCCGGAGAGCTTGTTCATGTGATCGCAGACTGCCATATTTATGATCGTCATATTCCGGTAATTAAAGAACTGATCTCCAGAAAACCGTATCCTGCACCGACAGTAAAACTGAATCCGGAGATAAAGGATTTTTATAAATTCACCACCGATGATCTGATCGTGGAGAATTATGAGACATGGCCACAGATCAAAAATATTCCCATTGCAGTATAA
- a CDS encoding class I SAM-dependent methyltransferase: MTPEEYKKLSVKEFTQAAKIYDSGHAGIYEMCKDDYPPILAELKKEPFCDVLDCGCGTGPMIELLHEKYPEKHYTGLDLTPEMIHVAQAKNLSNTEFLVGDSENLPFEDDSFDAVICANSFHHYPNPQDFFNSTYRVLRKGGRLILRDYTFSNFVVWLMNHLEMPLANLFGHGDVKIHKPAEFITMAEKAGFTVLTMEKQKGFRAHLVARK, encoded by the coding sequence ATGACCCCTGAAGAATATAAAAAACTTTCTGTCAAAGAATTTACACAGGCAGCCAAGATCTATGACAGTGGACACGCCGGCATTTATGAAATGTGCAAGGACGATTATCCGCCGATCCTGGCTGAACTGAAAAAAGAGCCTTTCTGCGATGTTTTGGACTGTGGATGTGGAACTGGCCCGATGATCGAACTTCTTCATGAAAAATATCCGGAGAAACACTACACCGGTCTGGATCTTACTCCTGAGATGATCCATGTGGCCCAGGCCAAGAATCTCTCCAACACGGAATTTCTTGTAGGTGACAGTGAAAATCTGCCCTTTGAGGATGATTCTTTTGATGCCGTTATCTGTGCAAACAGTTTTCATCATTATCCAAATCCCCAGGACTTTTTTAACAGTACCTACCGTGTCCTGCGTAAAGGCGGTCGCCTGATCCTGCGCGACTATACTTTCTCCAACTTCGTTGTCTGGCTTATGAATCATCTGGAGATGCCCTTGGCTAATCTGTTCGGACACGGCGACGTAAAGATACACAAACCTGCAGAATTCATCACCATGGCAGAAAAAGCCGGATTCACAGTACTGACTATGGAAAAGCAGAAAGGCTTCCGCGCACATCTTGTTGCGCGGAAATGA
- the epsC gene encoding serine O-acetyltransferase EpsC: MSDKKSAILRAAKGLTENYASEELFMPKSGRRLPNRSVIIDIVRDLKSIVFPGYFSTDTSATVFPEYYVGHRLNDIYDRLKNQIEIALLYHGEEPEEAAARADRTTCGFFEQLPEIQRLLLTDVQAGFDGDPAAKSKEEIIFSYPGLFAIYVYRLAHILYKEEIPFIPRVMSEYAHGRTGIDINPGATIGEYFFIDHGTGVVVGETTEIGNNVKLYQGVTLGALSTRKGQQLANVKRHPTIRDNVTIYSNSTVLGGETVVGENTIIGGNTFITESIPANTKVSAKSPELVIKKPKAQVSATNVWEY; the protein is encoded by the coding sequence ATGAGCGATAAGAAATCAGCGATTCTCAGAGCAGCGAAGGGGCTTACTGAGAATTATGCTTCAGAAGAACTTTTTATGCCGAAGAGCGGCAGACGGCTGCCGAATCGTTCGGTGATCATTGATATAGTAAGAGATCTGAAATCAATTGTATTTCCGGGATATTTCAGTACGGATACCAGTGCTACCGTATTTCCGGAATATTATGTGGGACACAGACTGAATGACATTTATGACAGATTGAAGAATCAGATCGAGATTGCGCTTCTTTATCACGGAGAGGAACCGGAAGAGGCAGCAGCTCGTGCAGACAGAACCACATGTGGATTTTTTGAGCAGCTTCCGGAGATCCAGAGACTGCTTCTGACAGATGTGCAGGCTGGTTTTGACGGAGACCCTGCAGCCAAGAGTAAGGAAGAAATTATTTTTTCCTATCCGGGACTGTTTGCAATCTATGTATATCGTCTGGCTCATATTCTTTATAAAGAAGAAATTCCGTTTATCCCACGTGTGATGTCAGAATATGCACACGGCCGTACAGGAATTGATATTAACCCGGGAGCGACCATCGGAGAGTATTTCTTTATCGATCATGGTACCGGTGTGGTTGTAGGTGAGACTACAGAGATCGGAAATAATGTAAAGCTGTATCAGGGAGTGACACTGGGAGCGCTTTCCACAAGAAAGGGACAGCAGCTTGCCAATGTAAAACGTCATCCGACGATCCGTGATAATGTAACGATCTATTCTAATTCCACAGTGCTCGGTGGTGAGACGGTTGTAGGAGAGAATACGATTATAGGTGGTAATACCTTTATCACAGAATCCATTCCTGCAAATACCAAGGTCAGTGCAAAAAGTCCGGAGCTTGTGATCAAGAAACCGAAGGCCCAGGTTTCTGCCACAAATGTATGGGAGTATTGA
- a CDS encoding cytidine deaminase: MEKKQIEEMIDLAIRQMDYSYAPYSHFHVGAVLLAKNGIYYTGCNIENAAYTPTNCAERTAFFKAVSEGVRDFQAICIVGGKDGVPTEYAAPCGVCRQVMMEFCDPETFQIILAVSRDKYDIFTLKELLPFGFGPDNLEK, encoded by the coding sequence ATGGAAAAGAAACAGATTGAAGAAATGATCGATCTGGCGATCAGACAGATGGACTATTCATATGCGCCATACTCACATTTTCATGTAGGGGCTGTGCTTCTTGCCAAAAATGGCATCTATTATACCGGGTGCAACATAGAAAATGCTGCCTATACGCCAACAAACTGTGCAGAAAGAACTGCTTTTTTCAAAGCGGTCAGTGAAGGCGTGAGAGACTTTCAGGCAATCTGTATCGTTGGCGGCAAGGATGGTGTTCCTACAGAGTATGCAGCACCCTGCGGAGTATGCAGACAGGTTATGATGGAGTTCTGTGATCCGGAAACCTTTCAGATCATACTGGCAGTCAGCAGAGATAAATATGATATCTTCACATTAAAGGAACTATTGCCATTTGGATTTGGACCGGATAATCTGGAGAAATAA
- a CDS encoding helix-turn-helix domain-containing protein, translated as MKEKEPDLTEQIRAIFGTTDVKELRQIAEDAACYRKKGNSANRNPAGRKNSFTDPQLANILALQKQGVKITEIAKKYHVSRQTIYSQIKRVHNFSEDPDVKMRMYFMNRDYLCTMIDIDFLHEKIYIKNYTDQIPLRAFGVVDNPSWNDFEYFLEDRCFPRTRDHAKEILRDIGIPFYDPLLIIEKTDGYMEGDHQWIMMVKKER; from the coding sequence ATGAAAGAAAAAGAACCAGACTTAACGGAACAGATCAGAGCGATTTTTGGTACAACAGATGTTAAAGAGTTAAGGCAGATCGCAGAAGATGCAGCATGCTACAGAAAAAAAGGAAATTCTGCAAACAGGAATCCGGCCGGCAGAAAAAATTCTTTTACAGATCCACAGCTTGCGAATATCCTTGCGTTGCAGAAACAGGGTGTGAAGATTACAGAAATTGCAAAAAAATACCATGTATCCCGACAGACGATCTACAGTCAGATAAAACGTGTGCATAATTTCAGTGAAGATCCAGATGTAAAAATGAGGATGTATTTTATGAACAGGGATTATCTGTGCACGATGATAGATATAGATTTTTTACACGAAAAAATTTATATTAAAAATTATACGGATCAGATACCATTAAGGGCATTTGGAGTTGTGGATAATCCAAGCTGGAATGATTTTGAGTATTTTCTGGAGGACAGATGTTTTCCCAGGACACGTGATCATGCAAAAGAAATCCTGAGAGATATAGGAATTCCTTTTTATGATCCACTTCTGATTATTGAAAAAACAGATGGATATATGGAAGGGGATCACCAATGGATCATGATGGTAAAAAAGGAGAGATGA
- a CDS encoding DUF378 domain-containing protein, translated as MSNKCLQYFTLTIAVVGAINWGLIGFFNFNLVAFLFGSMSWLSRIIYGLVGLCGLYLLTFYTLIDQGETTE; from the coding sequence ATGTCAAATAAATGTCTGCAGTACTTCACCCTGACCATTGCTGTGGTCGGTGCCATAAACTGGGGTCTGATCGGCTTCTTTAATTTTAATCTGGTAGCATTCCTGTTCGGAAGCATGAGCTGGCTCTCCCGGATCATCTACGGACTTGTAGGCTTATGCGGGCTTTATCTTCTGACCTTCTATACTCTGATCGATCAGGGTGAAACAACTGAATAA
- a CDS encoding alpha/beta fold hydrolase — protein sequence MLRTIQYSFPSKADGLEISCLAVVPELERNEKYRGIIQIVHGMSEYKERYIPFMEYMAERKYISVIHDHRGHGKSVRSKEDLGYMYGGGADAMLQDIHTVNCLIKDHFPGIPLILFGHSMGSLAVRAYAAHHDSCMDMLIVCGSPSYNVFRPVGVALAKAGKTVFGPKHSAGLIEMMSFGSYAMHFKKEKNRFSWICSDPQVVQDYSDSEYCGFTFTDDAYLALFDLMKRAYDVKHWKCTKPEMPVLFISGAEDPCMGNVRQFAKSVRAMRCAGYRDVRGKLYPGMRHEILNEKDREKVYHDIFTYICKKGL from the coding sequence ATGTTACGGACAATTCAGTATTCATTTCCTTCAAAAGCAGACGGATTGGAAATTTCCTGCTTAGCAGTAGTGCCGGAGTTGGAACGTAATGAGAAATACCGTGGGATCATACAGATCGTTCACGGAATGAGTGAGTACAAGGAACGCTACATTCCTTTTATGGAATATATGGCAGAGCGAAAATATATAAGTGTGATCCATGATCACCGTGGCCATGGGAAAAGCGTACGCAGTAAAGAGGATCTTGGGTATATGTACGGTGGTGGGGCGGATGCCATGCTGCAGGATATCCATACGGTGAACTGCTTGATCAAGGATCATTTCCCAGGTATTCCGCTGATCCTTTTCGGACACAGCATGGGCTCTCTGGCAGTTCGTGCCTATGCAGCGCATCATGACAGCTGTATGGATATGCTGATCGTCTGCGGCTCACCCAGCTATAATGTATTTCGCCCGGTCGGAGTAGCTCTGGCAAAAGCGGGAAAGACTGTTTTCGGGCCTAAACACAGTGCGGGTCTGATCGAGATGATGTCTTTTGGAAGCTATGCAATGCACTTTAAAAAAGAAAAAAACCGTTTTTCCTGGATCTGCTCTGATCCGCAGGTTGTGCAGGATTATTCGGATTCAGAATACTGTGGATTTACCTTTACGGATGATGCATATCTGGCACTTTTTGACCTGATGAAAAGAGCCTATGATGTGAAGCACTGGAAGTGTACAAAGCCGGAAATGCCGGTGCTGTTTATCAGTGGGGCGGAGGATCCCTGCATGGGAAATGTGAGACAGTTTGCGAAGTCTGTCCGTGCCATGCGTTGTGCAGGATACCGGGATGTCCGGGGAAAATTATATCCGGGAATGCGCCACGAGATCCTGAATGAGAAAGACAGGGAAAAGGTTTATCATGATATATTTACATATATCTGCAAAAAAGGACTTTGA
- the udp gene encoding uridine phosphorylase, translating into MKNYSEDASRQYHIQVAKGEVGRYVILPGDPKRCKKIAQYFDDPVLVADNREYVTYTGTLDGVKVSVTSTGIGGPSASIAMEELYRCGTDTFVRIGTCGGMQPEVKSGDIVVATGAIRMEGTSKEYAPIEFPAVANLEVINALVEGAKKEGCEFHTGVVQCKDAFYGQHEPETKPVSYELVNKWEAWKRLGCLASEMESAALFVVASYLKVRVGSCFLVMANQEREKLGLENPVVHDTDKAIHVALQAIRQLIRADYQTQKK; encoded by the coding sequence ATGAAAAATTATTCAGAAGATGCAAGCAGACAGTATCACATTCAGGTGGCAAAAGGAGAAGTAGGACGTTACGTTATCCTGCCGGGAGATCCGAAACGCTGTAAAAAGATCGCGCAGTATTTTGACGATCCGGTTCTTGTAGCAGATAACCGGGAATATGTAACATATACCGGAACACTGGATGGAGTGAAGGTAAGTGTGACATCCACCGGAATCGGCGGACCGTCCGCTTCGATCGCAATGGAAGAACTTTATCGATGCGGAACGGATACATTTGTCAGGATCGGAACCTGCGGTGGAATGCAGCCGGAAGTAAAGAGCGGAGACATTGTTGTTGCAACCGGTGCGATCCGTATGGAAGGTACCAGCAAAGAGTATGCACCTATCGAGTTTCCTGCTGTGGCAAATCTGGAAGTGATCAATGCACTTGTGGAAGGAGCCAAAAAAGAAGGCTGTGAATTCCACACAGGTGTGGTACAGTGTAAAGATGCATTCTACGGTCAGCATGAGCCGGAAACGAAACCTGTCAGCTATGAACTGGTGAATAAATGGGAAGCATGGAAGCGCCTTGGATGCCTTGCTTCAGAAATGGAATCGGCTGCTCTCTTTGTAGTGGCGAGTTATTTAAAAGTGCGAGTGGGTTCCTGCTTTTTGGTAATGGCGAATCAGGAAAGAGAAAAACTTGGGCTGGAAAATCCGGTAGTACATGATACCGATAAGGCAATCCATGTTGCATTGCAGGCAATCCGGCAACTGATCCGTGCAGACTACCAGACACAGAAAAAGTAA
- a CDS encoding sensor histidine kinase — translation MALKSRFLSNMSHDIRTPVNGIMGMIELAGHYPDNLEMQKRCRDQVMKSSKYLVSIVSDILEMNKLEFEEFSDQELSFDLADLLSRANTGKQILAEEKNVEFVVDWEKSDMRHTGLKGNPVYLERILTAVADNAVKFTEPGGCVQVWCVEKEADHDHVVYEFTCSDNGIGMSEAFIPHVFEMFSQENETCRSRYEETGLGLAIARKMADRLGCGTQDPFHEKKGYRYNSNHCHECQCI, via the coding sequence GTGGCCCTGAAATCCAGATTTCTGTCTAATATGAGCCACGATATCCGTACGCCGGTAAATGGGATCATGGGTATGATCGAGCTGGCTGGCCATTATCCCGATAATCTTGAAATGCAGAAGAGATGCAGGGATCAGGTCATGAAATCATCGAAATATCTGGTGTCCATTGTAAGCGATATACTGGAGATGAACAAGCTGGAGTTTGAGGAATTTTCTGATCAGGAACTTTCATTTGATCTGGCGGATCTTCTGAGCAGAGCCAACACCGGTAAACAGATCCTTGCAGAGGAAAAGAATGTTGAGTTTGTAGTAGACTGGGAAAAATCTGATATGAGGCATACTGGTCTGAAAGGAAATCCGGTTTATCTGGAAAGAATTCTGACAGCAGTTGCGGACAATGCAGTGAAATTTACGGAACCAGGTGGCTGTGTGCAGGTGTGGTGTGTGGAAAAAGAAGCAGATCATGACCATGTGGTATATGAATTTACCTGTTCTGATAATGGGATTGGCATGAGTGAAGCTTTTATTCCTCATGTATTTGAGATGTTTTCCCAGGAAAATGAAACCTGCAGATCCAGATATGAAGAAACAGGCCTTGGCCTTGCCATCGCCAGAAAGATGGCAGACAGGCTGGGATGCGGCACGCAAGATCCGTTCCATGAGAAGAAGGGATACCGGTACAATTCCAATCATTGCCATGAGTGCCAATGCATTTGA
- a CDS encoding YbaK/EbsC family protein, translating into MSLEKAEEYLKNKGMLDHVIRLEDSTATVVEAAQALGVEPEMIAKTMSFLRDDQPVLILTEGTAKIDNRKYKDAFHVKAKMIPFEQVETCIGHAPGGVCPFGINEGVNVYLDESLRQFDIVYPAAGDDHSAVKLSIEELEQISGAEGWVDVCKES; encoded by the coding sequence ATGTCACTGGAAAAAGCAGAAGAATATCTGAAAAACAAAGGAATGCTGGATCATGTGATCCGGCTGGAAGATTCTACGGCGACCGTCGTGGAGGCAGCTCAGGCCCTGGGTGTGGAACCGGAGATGATCGCAAAGACCATGTCGTTTCTTCGGGATGACCAGCCGGTACTGATACTGACGGAGGGAACCGCAAAGATCGACAACCGGAAATATAAGGATGCCTTTCACGTAAAAGCAAAGATGATTCCGTTTGAGCAGGTAGAAACCTGTATCGGACATGCACCTGGAGGCGTCTGCCCGTTCGGAATCAACGAAGGCGTGAATGTATATCTGGATGAGAGCCTGCGGCAGTTTGACATCGTTTATCCGGCAGCAGGAGATGACCACAGCGCAGTGAAGCTTTCCATCGAAGAACTGGAACAGATATCCGGAGCTGAAGGCTGGGTTGATGTGTGTAAGGAAAGCTGA
- the malQ gene encoding 4-alpha-glucanotransferase: MRASGILLPVSSLPSKYGIGCFSAEAYEFVDQLARAGQKYWQILPLGPTGYGDSPYQSFSTFAGNPYFIDLEAFVKEGYLDKSDCEDCDWGTNESYVDYEKIYNSRFRLLRKAFENYDCETDQEYRKFVKENAAWLEDYSLYMAIKDSLNGISWIEWPTELKNREKAALAEEREKLAKEVGFYCFQQFCFFKQWTALKAYANAKGVEMIGDIPIYVAFDSADAWAQPELFQFDKENIPIGVAGCPPDAFSATGQLWGNPLYDWEYHKKTGYAWWTRRMANCMKLYDVVRIDHFRGFDEYYSIPYGDKTAQFGHWEKGPGMDLFRALEKNLGKLDVIAEDLGLLTDSVIEMVEESGFPGMKVLQFAFDENEDSPYLTHRYERNCIVYTGTHDNETTRGWFRNLSQHDRNFARAYIGCEGKHETAAVWSMIRAAMSSVADRCVIPVQDYLCLGNEARINEPSTLGDNWKWRMKKGQLNETIIQKIYKMTKLYGRLVKEETEEKEKTEADREKISDK; this comes from the coding sequence ATGAGAGCAAGTGGGATTTTACTTCCGGTATCCAGTCTTCCATCGAAATATGGAATCGGATGCTTTTCTGCGGAAGCATATGAGTTTGTAGACCAGCTGGCAAGAGCAGGACAGAAATACTGGCAGATTCTTCCTCTCGGACCTACCGGATATGGAGATTCACCATACCAGTCTTTTTCTACCTTTGCGGGAAATCCGTATTTTATTGATCTGGAGGCTTTTGTAAAAGAGGGATATCTGGATAAAAGTGATTGCGAGGACTGTGACTGGGGTACAAACGAGAGCTATGTGGATTATGAGAAGATTTATAATTCCAGATTTCGGCTTTTGAGAAAAGCCTTTGAAAATTATGACTGTGAGACAGATCAGGAGTACCGTAAGTTTGTAAAAGAAAATGCTGCTTGGCTGGAAGATTACAGCCTGTATATGGCAATCAAGGACAGCCTGAATGGGATCAGCTGGATCGAATGGCCTACGGAACTCAAAAACAGAGAAAAAGCTGCATTGGCTGAAGAAAGAGAGAAGCTTGCAAAAGAAGTGGGATTTTACTGCTTCCAGCAGTTCTGCTTTTTTAAACAGTGGACAGCACTGAAAGCTTATGCAAATGCTAAGGGAGTGGAGATGATCGGAGACATCCCGATCTACGTTGCGTTTGACAGTGCGGATGCCTGGGCACAGCCGGAATTGTTCCAGTTTGATAAGGAAAATATTCCGATCGGCGTTGCCGGATGTCCGCCGGATGCTTTTTCCGCCACAGGGCAGCTCTGGGGAAATCCGCTTTATGACTGGGAATATCACAAGAAAACAGGCTATGCATGGTGGACACGCCGAATGGCAAATTGTATGAAGCTTTATGATGTGGTAAGGATCGACCATTTCAGAGGCTTTGATGAGTATTATTCCATTCCGTACGGAGATAAAACTGCCCAGTTCGGTCACTGGGAAAAGGGACCGGGAATGGATCTGTTCCGTGCGCTTGAAAAGAATCTTGGAAAGCTGGATGTGATCGCAGAGGATCTTGGTCTCCTTACAGACAGTGTGATCGAGATGGTGGAAGAATCCGGATTCCCGGGAATGAAGGTATTGCAGTTTGCTTTTGACGAGAATGAGGACAGTCCGTATCTGACGCACAGATATGAAAGGAATTGCATTGTTTACACAGGTACTCATGACAATGAGACAACAAGAGGATGGTTCCGCAATCTGAGCCAGCATGACCGAAATTTTGCCAGGGCCTATATTGGCTGTGAGGGCAAGCATGAGACTGCGGCAGTGTGGAGCATGATACGTGCGGCGATGTCCAGTGTTGCAGATCGCTGTGTGATCCCGGTACAGGATTATCTCTGCCTTGGAAATGAGGCAAGGATCAATGAACCGTCAACTCTTGGTGACAACTGGAAGTGGCGTATGAAAAAAGGCCAGCTCAATGAAACAATTATTCAGAAGATTTATAAAATGACAAAGCTTTATGGAAGACTTGTAAAAGAAGAAACGGAAGAGAAGGAAAAAACAGAAGCTGACAGGGAAAAGATATCTGACAAATAG
- a CDS encoding PF20097 family protein produces MSTKNISSFFKRNHEAVPKDTGESKSECTKVYNAQNIIEAEQIVELLKENHIPAFSQEAGGNPTMYGSPGFGIYGVDVLVRSDEAEQALKIIAEMENVDAEEMKVKCPYCGREMSEGQIHSFNSGMEWRTRGESIRLNTEKGLSKMIYGDRIDAYRCEHCKKIIIFYE; encoded by the coding sequence ATGAGTACGAAGAATATCAGCAGTTTTTTCAAGCGGAATCATGAAGCGGTACCGAAAGACACCGGGGAATCAAAGAGTGAATGTACAAAAGTTTACAATGCACAGAATATCATTGAAGCAGAGCAGATCGTAGAACTGCTGAAAGAAAATCATATTCCTGCTTTTTCCCAGGAAGCAGGCGGCAATCCTACGATGTACGGTTCTCCGGGATTTGGAATATACGGTGTGGATGTGCTGGTGAGAAGTGATGAGGCAGAACAGGCGCTTAAGATCATCGCGGAGATGGAGAACGTAGACGCAGAAGAAATGAAGGTGAAATGCCCCTATTGCGGAAGAGAGATGAGTGAGGGACAGATCCATTCATTTAATTCGGGAATGGAATGGAGAACCAGGGGTGAGTCCATACGGTTAAACACAGAAAAAGGCCTGTCGAAAATGATCTATGGTGACCGGATCGATGCTTATCGTTGTGAGCATTGTAAGAAGATCATTATATTTTATGAATAA